One segment of Chionomys nivalis chromosome 1, mChiNiv1.1, whole genome shotgun sequence DNA contains the following:
- the LOC130881348 gene encoding zinc finger protein OZF-like, giving the protein MYLHSLDSACKDSHFCDILDNHLLEEEVKLIKKMGNNLTYFPREPVKFEDVAVNFTSEEWAVLDSSQKKLYRDVMKETFLNLFFIEKALEENIEEDSKDVSRNMGFQGIENDHGYECHAECNKNQQPIPDSMINKDTPSRLRAHETPLRVRNIISHLSLYVYHREKTIGKPPLYKGAVAKAFIHQKHRKDISYSELLQGLETYPKENPCKNQQCNEACSSLCFDQPQERTHTVDKLSENVLMRYTHGHNDEVKQFVCSLCEESVIDSSDLTNYEKCHIEEKRYIFSQCGKTFKYATCFEKHKATYTGEKPDASIHFGKAFTEFSHHNSNESIGQRHYACKHCGKNFTSSFYRNIHERIHTGEKPYTCRHCGKAFSSSSNLNMHEIIHTGKKPYACKHCGKAFNHPGLRKRHERSHTAEKPYACKHCGKTFSRSCHRNDHERIHSAEKPYACKHCGKKFTRSSHRNNHERIHTGEKPYACKHCGKNFSSSSYRNIHERIHTGDKPYECKHCGKSFTNSSSHDRHERRHTAEKPYA; this is encoded by the exons GAGCCAGTAAAATTTGAGGATGTGGCAGTGAACTTCACCTCAGAAGAGTGGGCTGTGTTGGATTCTAGTCAAAAGAAGCTCTACAGAGATGTGATGAAGGAAACGTTTTTGAACCTGTTCTTTATAG AAAAAGcactagaagaaaatattgaagagGACTCTAAAGATGTCAGCAGAAATATGGG atttcagGGGATAGAGAATGACCATGGATATGAATGTCATGCTGAGTGCAATAAAAACCAGCAACCTATTCCAGACAGTATGATCAATAAAGACACGCCTTCCAGATTAAGAGCTCATGAGACTCCATTGCGTGTAAGAAACATTATTAGTCATTTATCCTTATATGTGTATCACAGAGAAAAAACTATAGGGAAACCACCCCTGTATAAGGGAGCTGTGGCAAAAGCTTTTATACACCAGAAACATCGGAAAGATATCAGTTATTCTGAATTACTTCAGGGACTTGAAACTTATCCTAAAGAGAATCCCTGTAAAAATCAACAATGTAATGAAGCCTGTAGTAGTCTCTGTTTTGATCAGCCTCAGGAGAGAACTCATACTGTAGATAAACTCAGTGAGAATGTTTTAATGAGATACACACATGGCCACAATGATGAAGTAAAACAATTTGTATGTAGTCTCTGTGAAGAATCCGTCATTGATTCCAGTGACCTTACCAACTACGAAAAATGTCATATTGAAGAGAAAAGGTACATTTTTAGTCAATGTggcaaaacatttaaatatgCAACATGTTTTGAGAAACATAAAGCAACTTACACAGGAGAGAAGCCAGATGCTTCTATACATTTTGGAAAAGCCTTCACCGAATTCAGTCATCATAACAGTAATGAAAGCATTGGACAAAGGCATTATGCCTGCAAGCATTGTGGAAAAAATTTTACCAGTAGTTTTTATCGAAACattcatgaaagaattcacactggagagaagccttataCATGCAGGCATTGTGGAAAagccttttcttcttccagtaATCTGAATATGCATGAAATAATTCACACTGGAAAAAAGCCTTATGcatgtaagcattgtggaaaagccttcaaCCACCCTGGTCTTCGTAAACGACATGAAAGGAGCCACACTGCGGAGAAACCTTATGCCtgtaagcattgtggaaaaaCCTTCAGCCGTTCTTGTCATCGAAATGATCATGAAAGAATTCACAGTGCAGAGAAACCTTATGCTTGTAAACACTGTGGGAAAAAATTCACTCGTTCTTCTCATCGAAACAatcatgaaagaattcacactggagagaaaccttatgcatgtaagcattgtggaaaaaACTTTTCTAGTTCTTCTTATCGAAACattcatgaaagaattcacacCGGAGataaaccttatgaatgtaagcattgtggaaaaTCATTCACCAATTCCAGTAGTCATGACAGACATGAAAGGAGACACACTGCAGAGAAACCTTATGCGTGA